Proteins found in one Drosophila busckii strain San Diego stock center, stock number 13000-0081.31 chromosome 2R, ASM1175060v1, whole genome shotgun sequence genomic segment:
- the LOC108597329 gene encoding putative sodium-coupled neutral amino acid transporter 11 isoform X1, which translates to MNDSRRNTATEFSYILQRQGSDVSAVEAYAFDDFNNLMKHDQQTHQQQGQQQPQPVQQQQQQQPQQQQQQQQQQAGIAGDALSSLPQASFNYINSIVGSGVIGIPYALHRAGFGLGLALLILVAYITDYSLILMVRCGHICGRFSYPGIMEAAYGKYGYYLLSLLQFMYPFLAMISYNVVVGDTLSKVLVRLIPSWGDSMGAVRLGVVFFVTVGVVVPLCLYKNVSRLARASFISLACVVFILFAVILKLMSGDYKVTDTAESWRFANTDLIPATGIMVFAFMCHHNTFLVYQSMREATLERWEKVTHISIGFAWTVAALFGIAGYSTFRALSQGDLLENYCWDDDLMNFSRVLFSISILLTFPIECFVSREIVRALVHRFVLKEPISEFTQDKDPSLEKGAEIDEYSKAITLAIVFSAFIISPMTDCLGSVLELNGLLAAIPLAYILPGLAYIQMEPHALFSREKLPALGLVVFGALVTILGAAVLLPGLMGGDCRADIVMGYCRQEFQNATVANKVVLN; encoded by the exons atgaacgACAGTCGACGGAATACGGCCACGGAATTTAGTTACATACTACAGCGTCAg GGCAGCGATGTGTCCGCCGTTGAGGCTTATGCATTCGATGACTTCAACAACCTAATGAAG CATGACCAACAGACACATCAGCAACAGGgccagcaacagccacaaccagtgcaacaacaacaacaacaacagccacagcagcagcaacaacaacaacagcagcaggctgGCATAGCAGGAGATGCGCTCTCCTCTTTACCACAGGCCTCGTTTAACTACATCAACTCCATCGTTGGCAGCGGCGTCATTGGCATACCCTACGCTCTACATCGCGCTGGCTTCGGTCTGGGCCTGGCACTGCTCATACTGGTTGCCTACATTACCGACTATTCGCTCATACTAATG GTCAGATGCGGTCATATTTGCGGGCGCTTTAGCTATCCCGGCATTATGGAGGCTGCCTATGGCAAATATGGTTACTATTTGCTatcgctgctgcagtttatgTATCCCTTTTTGG CCATGATATCatacaatgttgttgttggcgacACTTTATCCAAAGTGCTGGTGCGCCTGATTCCCTCATGGGGCGATTCCATGGGCGCCGTTCGATTGGGCGTCGTCTTTTTTGTCACCGTTGGCGTCGTCGTGCCCCTTTGCCTCTATAAGAACGTCTCGCGTCTGGCGCGCGCCAGTTTTATAAGCCTCGCCTGTGTTGTCTTCATTCTGTTCGCTGTCATACTCAAGCTCATGTCGGGCGATTACAAAGT cacGGATACGGCCGAGTCTTGGCGCTTTGCAAACACGGATCTAATCCCCGCCACGGGCATCATGGTGTTTG CTTTCATGTGTCATCACAATACTTTTCTCGTTTATCAATCGATGCGCGAGGCGACCCTGGAGCGCTGGGAGAAGGTCACCCACATCTCAATTGGTTTTGCCTGGACAGTTGCCGCACTCTTTGGCATTGCTGGCTACTCGACATTCCGTGCTCTGTCCCAAG GTGATTTACTGGAGAACTATTGCTGGGATGATGACTTGATGAATTTCTCGCGTGTACTCTTCTCTATTTCAATACTGCTGACGTTTCCCATCGAATGCTTCGTATCACGTGAG ATTGTGCGCGCCTTGGTTCATCGGTTTGTGCTAAAGGAGCCCATCAGTGAGTTCACACAGGATAAGGATCCCAGCTTGGAGAAGGGCGCCGAAATTGACGAGTATTCGAAAGCAATTACGTTGGCGATTGTGTTCAGCGCCTTCATTATATCGCCCATGACCGACTGTCTGGGCTCGGTGTTGGAATTGAAT GGTCTACTGGCTGCTATACCTTTGGCTTATATACTGCCGGGTCTGGCCTACATACAAATGGAACCGCATGCGCTTTTCAGTCGGGAGAAGCTGCCCGCCTTGGGATTGGTGGTGTTTGGCGCACTGGTCACTATTCTAGGAGCGgctgtgctgctgcctggcCTAATGGGCGGCGATTGTCGAGCGGATATTGTGATGGGCTATTGCCGGCAGGAGTTTCAGAATGCCACCGTTGCGAACAAGGTGGTGCTGAATTAA
- the LOC108597331 gene encoding NLR family CARD domain-containing protein 3 produces the protein MCDLPCVYNANNCLEGTPIKGRTFNILLLYCWQREYDKRPYKHFQFRRLDFEERMNRRYHCLRDFRTIVNFLLQRRLHSVSISSVVVSNWNARMLQDFVRSLLSVPKVELKLMRLPHEFFVMLRLKVRQMKLRELSLEATPLSERDVIMLREVLLASGTLHTLNVASCSLNQYNFATLADGVYKSSSMRSLNASRILGLTLTLDTEKITSIVGSLLMQNKLVELTMEHCDFVAQDMETVAEYLYSKSCSLRRLRLGYNRIAADGAMYLMRGMASGGKLELLDISGNSIGSHGGEWIAKYFSSCLMLQHLHLNYNEIGAEAINLILLTLKKPCRMKRLTLYGNSFDACTAMIVRRLLDAEVVLHEEIDISYTYDEALQDYRIVPWR, from the exons ATGTGCGATTTGCCCTGTGTCTACAATGCCAACAACTGTCTCGAGGGCACGCCCATCAAGGGGCGCACGTTCAACATATTGCTGCTCTACTGCTGGCAGCGCGAATACGATAAACGCCCCTATAAGCACTTTCAGTTTCGTCGCCTGGATTTCGAGGAGCGCATGAATCGCAGATATCACTGCTTACGTGACTTTCGCACCATTgtcaactttttgctgcaacGTCGTTTGCATTCGGTGTCCATTAGCAGCGTTGTCGTTAGCAACTGGAATGCTCGCATGCTGCAGGATTTTGTGCGCTCACTGCTGTCAGTGCCCAAAGTGGAGCTCAAGCTGATGCGACTGCCGCACGAGTTCTTTGTCATGCTGCGGCTCAAAGTGCGCCAAATGAAGCTGCGTGAGCTTAGTCTCGAGG CCACGCCCTTATCTGAGAGAGATGTGATTATGTTACGCGAAGTGCTGCTAGCCAGTGGCACGTTGCATACACTTAACgttgcaagctgcagtttGAATCAATACAACTTTGCCACATTAGCGGATGGCGTCTACAAATCGAGCAGCATGCGCTCGCTCAATGCCAGCAGAATCTTAGGCCTGACATTGACGCTGGATACAGAGAAGATTACCTCGATTGTGGGCTCGCTGCtaatgcaaaacaaactcGTTGAGCTGACCATGGAGCATTGCGACTTTGTGGCACAGGACATGGAAACGGTGGCCGAGTATTTGtacagcaaaagctgcagtCTGCGGCGACTGCGTCTCGGCTATAATCGCATTGCCGCCGATGGCGCTATGTATCTGATGCGTGGCATGGCCAGCGGCGGCAAGCTGGAGCTGCTCGATATAAGCGGCAACAGCATTGGCAGTCATGGCGGCGAATGGATTGCCAAGTATTTCAGCTCGTGCCTcatgctgcagcatttgcatttgaactATAACGAAATTGGCGCCGAGGCCATTAATCTTATACTGCTCACGCTAAAGAAACCGTGTCGCATGAAGCGTCTGACTTTGTATGGCAATAGCTTTGATGCATGCACGGCAATGATTGTGCGGCGTCTCCTGGATGCGGAAGTGGTGCTGCATGAGGAGATTGATATTAGCTACACTTATGATGAGGCACTGCAGGATTATCGCATTGTGCCTTGGCGTTAA
- the LOC108597329 gene encoding putative sodium-coupled neutral amino acid transporter 11 isoform X2 yields MNDSRRNTATEFSYILQRQHDQQTHQQQGQQQPQPVQQQQQQQPQQQQQQQQQQAGIAGDALSSLPQASFNYINSIVGSGVIGIPYALHRAGFGLGLALLILVAYITDYSLILMVRCGHICGRFSYPGIMEAAYGKYGYYLLSLLQFMYPFLAMISYNVVVGDTLSKVLVRLIPSWGDSMGAVRLGVVFFVTVGVVVPLCLYKNVSRLARASFISLACVVFILFAVILKLMSGDYKVTDTAESWRFANTDLIPATGIMVFAFMCHHNTFLVYQSMREATLERWEKVTHISIGFAWTVAALFGIAGYSTFRALSQGDLLENYCWDDDLMNFSRVLFSISILLTFPIECFVSREIVRALVHRFVLKEPISEFTQDKDPSLEKGAEIDEYSKAITLAIVFSAFIISPMTDCLGSVLELNGLLAAIPLAYILPGLAYIQMEPHALFSREKLPALGLVVFGALVTILGAAVLLPGLMGGDCRADIVMGYCRQEFQNATVANKVVLN; encoded by the exons atgaacgACAGTCGACGGAATACGGCCACGGAATTTAGTTACATACTACAGCGTCAg CATGACCAACAGACACATCAGCAACAGGgccagcaacagccacaaccagtgcaacaacaacaacaacaacagccacagcagcagcaacaacaacaacagcagcaggctgGCATAGCAGGAGATGCGCTCTCCTCTTTACCACAGGCCTCGTTTAACTACATCAACTCCATCGTTGGCAGCGGCGTCATTGGCATACCCTACGCTCTACATCGCGCTGGCTTCGGTCTGGGCCTGGCACTGCTCATACTGGTTGCCTACATTACCGACTATTCGCTCATACTAATG GTCAGATGCGGTCATATTTGCGGGCGCTTTAGCTATCCCGGCATTATGGAGGCTGCCTATGGCAAATATGGTTACTATTTGCTatcgctgctgcagtttatgTATCCCTTTTTGG CCATGATATCatacaatgttgttgttggcgacACTTTATCCAAAGTGCTGGTGCGCCTGATTCCCTCATGGGGCGATTCCATGGGCGCCGTTCGATTGGGCGTCGTCTTTTTTGTCACCGTTGGCGTCGTCGTGCCCCTTTGCCTCTATAAGAACGTCTCGCGTCTGGCGCGCGCCAGTTTTATAAGCCTCGCCTGTGTTGTCTTCATTCTGTTCGCTGTCATACTCAAGCTCATGTCGGGCGATTACAAAGT cacGGATACGGCCGAGTCTTGGCGCTTTGCAAACACGGATCTAATCCCCGCCACGGGCATCATGGTGTTTG CTTTCATGTGTCATCACAATACTTTTCTCGTTTATCAATCGATGCGCGAGGCGACCCTGGAGCGCTGGGAGAAGGTCACCCACATCTCAATTGGTTTTGCCTGGACAGTTGCCGCACTCTTTGGCATTGCTGGCTACTCGACATTCCGTGCTCTGTCCCAAG GTGATTTACTGGAGAACTATTGCTGGGATGATGACTTGATGAATTTCTCGCGTGTACTCTTCTCTATTTCAATACTGCTGACGTTTCCCATCGAATGCTTCGTATCACGTGAG ATTGTGCGCGCCTTGGTTCATCGGTTTGTGCTAAAGGAGCCCATCAGTGAGTTCACACAGGATAAGGATCCCAGCTTGGAGAAGGGCGCCGAAATTGACGAGTATTCGAAAGCAATTACGTTGGCGATTGTGTTCAGCGCCTTCATTATATCGCCCATGACCGACTGTCTGGGCTCGGTGTTGGAATTGAAT GGTCTACTGGCTGCTATACCTTTGGCTTATATACTGCCGGGTCTGGCCTACATACAAATGGAACCGCATGCGCTTTTCAGTCGGGAGAAGCTGCCCGCCTTGGGATTGGTGGTGTTTGGCGCACTGGTCACTATTCTAGGAGCGgctgtgctgctgcctggcCTAATGGGCGGCGATTGTCGAGCGGATATTGTGATGGGCTATTGCCGGCAGGAGTTTCAGAATGCCACCGTTGCGAACAAGGTGGTGCTGAATTAA
- the LOC108594981 gene encoding phenoloxidase 2, producing the protein MAETKNLLLLFEHPTEPVFMDKGKTVTVFDVPDNFLTDRYRPISNEVQSRVGEKVQQRVPVREISIPDLRIPMSLGREEQFSLFIPKHRRIAGRLIDIFVNMRSIDDLQSVAVYARDRVNPVMFNYALSVALLHRPDTQGLDLPSFAQTFPDRFVDSQVFRQLREESFVVQEGSRMPIVIPRDYTASDLEPEHRLWYFREDLGINLHHWHWHLVYPFEASDRSIVDKDRRGELFYYMHEQIMARYNMERFSNNLARVQPFNNLREPIVEGYFPKMDSLVASRAWPPRFDNTRLSDLNRESDQINVEVADMERWRDRIYEAIHQGFVMDERGNRIELDEARGIDILGNIMESSILSPNRTLYGDLHNFGHVFISYSHDANNKHLESFGVMGDSATAMRDPAFYRWHAYVDRVFQEHKSRLPAYTEPQLNYTGISITGVQVAANGGQPNMLTTHWRQSDMDLSRGFDFTPRGNVFARFTHLMHVPFTYTINVNNDGGAQRFGYVRIFMAPKNDERGQPMLLRDQRLMMVELDKFVVSLNPGPNTVRRRSTESSVTIPFERTFRNLDANRPTAGSADELEFNFCGCGWPNHMLIPKGLPEGLKCDLFVMVSNYENDRIDQQLVGRCSDAASYCGVRDRLYPDRQSMGYPFDRLPRTGADRLVNFLTPNMSIVDVNIRHENRVA; encoded by the exons ATGGCTGAGACAAagaacttgctgctgctctttgagCATCCCACTGAGCCCGTGTTCATGGACAAGGGCAAGACGGTGACTGTTTTCGATGTGCCCGATAATTTCCTTACCGATCGCTATCGTCCCATCAGCAATGAGGTGCAGAGCCGTGTGGGTGAGAAGGTGCAACAGCGTGTGCCAGTGCGTGAGATCTCCATTCCCGATCTGCGCATACCCATGTCCTTGGGCCGCGAGGAGCAGTTCTCGCTGTTCATACCCAAGCATCGTCGCATTGCAGGTCGCCTGATTGATATATTCGTCAATATGCGCAGCATTGATGATTTGCAGAGCGTGGCGGTCTATGCACGCGATCGCGTTAATCCTGTAATGTTCAACTATGCGCTGAGTGTGGCGCTGCTGCATCGTCCTGATACTCAAGGCCTGGATTTGCCATCGTTTGCGCAAACCTTCCCCGATCGCTTTGTCGACTCGCAGGTGTTCCGTCAGCTGCGCGAGGAGTCGTTTGTGGTGCAGGAGGGCTCACGCATGCCCATTGTCATACCACGTGACTATACCGCGTCCGATTTGGAGCCAGAGCATCGCTTGTGGTACTTCCGTGAGGATTTGGGCATCAATCTGCATCACTGGCATTGGCATTTGGTCTATCCCTTCGAGGCCTCCGATCGCAGCATTGTGGACAAGGATCGTCGTGGTGAACTCTTCTATTACATGCACGAGCAGATTATGGCTCGCTACAATATGGAACGCTTCAGCAACAATCTAGCGCGCGTGCAGCCCTTCAACAATCTGCGTGAGCCCATTGTCGAGGGTTACTTCCCCAAGATGGACTCGCTGGTTGCCAGCAGAGCCTGGCCACCACGCTTTGATAACACGCGCCTCAGTGATCTGAATCGTGAGTCAGATCAGATTAATGTGGAGGTCGCTGATATGGAGCGCTGGCGCGATCGCATCTACGAAGCTATACACCAGGGCTTCGTTATGGAT GAGCGCGGCAATCGCATTGAGCTTGATGAAGCACGTGGTATTGATATTCTTGGCAACATTATGGAGTCTTCCATACTCTCACCCAATCGCACCTTG TACGGTGATCTGCATAACTTTGGCCACGTTTTCATTTCCTACTCTCATgatgccaacaacaagcatttGGAATCCTTTGGCGTTATGGGCGACTCTGCTACGGCTATGCGTGATCCTGCTTTCTACAGATGGCATGCCTATGTGGATCGCGTTTTCCAGGAGCACAAGTCGCGTCTGCCTGCCTATACTGAGCCACAGCTCAACTATACTGGCATTTCTATTACCGGTGTGCAGGTCGCTGCCAATGGTGGTCAACCCAACATGCTGACTACTCACTGGCGTCAGTCGGACATGGATTTGTCTCGTGGCTTTGATTTCACACCACGTGGCAATGTCTTTGCTCGCTTTACTCATCTCATGCATGTGCCCTTCACCTATACCATCAATGTGAACAACGATGGCGGCGCTCAGCGCTTCGGCTATGTGCGCATCTTCATGGCGCCCAAGAATGATGAGCGTGGTCAGCCTATGCTGCTGCGCGACCAGCGTCTGATGATGGTTGAGCTGGACAAGTTTGTCGTGTCACTCAATCCCGGCCCCAACACTGTGCGCCGTCGCTCCACAGAGTCCAGCGTCACCATTCCATTCGAGCGCACCTTCCGCAATCTGGATGCCAATCGTCCaactgctggcagcgctgatGAGCTGGAGTTCAACttctgcggctgtggctggcCGAATCATATGCTGATTCCCAAGGGTCTGCCCGAAGGACTTAAGTGTGATCTCTTTGTCATGGTTTCCAACTATGAGAACGATCGTATTGACCAGCAGCTGGTTGGTCGCTGCAGCGATGCTGCCAGCTACTGTGGCGTGCGCGATCGTCTCTATCCCGATCGTCAGTCCATGGGTTATCCCTTCGATCGTCTGCCACGCACTGGCGCCGATCGTTTGGTTAACTTCTTGACTCCTAACATGAGCATTGTGGATGTAAACATTCGTCATGAGAATCGTGTGGCCTAA
- the LOC108597329 gene encoding putative sodium-coupled neutral amino acid transporter 11 isoform X4 → MNDSRRNTATEFSYILQRQGSDVSAVEAYAFDDFNNLMKHDQQTHQQQGQQQPQPVQQQQQQQPQQQQQQQQQQAGIAGDALSSLPQASFNYINSIVGSGVIGIPYALHRAGFGLGLALLILVAYITDYSLILMVRCGHICGRFSYPGIMEAAYGKYGYYLLSLLQFMYPFLAMISYNVVVGDTLSKVLVRLIPSWGDSMGAVRLGVVFFVTVGVVVPLCLYKNVSRLARASFISLACVVFILFAVILKLMSGDYKVFHVSSQYFSRLSIDARGDPGALGEGHPHLNWFCLDSCRTLWHCWLLDIPCSVPR, encoded by the exons atgaacgACAGTCGACGGAATACGGCCACGGAATTTAGTTACATACTACAGCGTCAg GGCAGCGATGTGTCCGCCGTTGAGGCTTATGCATTCGATGACTTCAACAACCTAATGAAG CATGACCAACAGACACATCAGCAACAGGgccagcaacagccacaaccagtgcaacaacaacaacaacaacagccacagcagcagcaacaacaacaacagcagcaggctgGCATAGCAGGAGATGCGCTCTCCTCTTTACCACAGGCCTCGTTTAACTACATCAACTCCATCGTTGGCAGCGGCGTCATTGGCATACCCTACGCTCTACATCGCGCTGGCTTCGGTCTGGGCCTGGCACTGCTCATACTGGTTGCCTACATTACCGACTATTCGCTCATACTAATG GTCAGATGCGGTCATATTTGCGGGCGCTTTAGCTATCCCGGCATTATGGAGGCTGCCTATGGCAAATATGGTTACTATTTGCTatcgctgctgcagtttatgTATCCCTTTTTGG CCATGATATCatacaatgttgttgttggcgacACTTTATCCAAAGTGCTGGTGCGCCTGATTCCCTCATGGGGCGATTCCATGGGCGCCGTTCGATTGGGCGTCGTCTTTTTTGTCACCGTTGGCGTCGTCGTGCCCCTTTGCCTCTATAAGAACGTCTCGCGTCTGGCGCGCGCCAGTTTTATAAGCCTCGCCTGTGTTGTCTTCATTCTGTTCGCTGTCATACTCAAGCTCATGTCGGGCGATTACAAAGT CTTTCATGTGTCATCACAATACTTTTCTCGTTTATCAATCGATGCGCGAGGCGACCCTGGAGCGCTGGGAGAAGGTCACCCACATCTCAATTGGTTTTGCCTGGACAGTTGCCGCACTCTTTGGCATTGCTGGCTACTCGACATTCCGTGCTCTGTCCCAAG GTGA
- the LOC108595374 gene encoding angiotensin-converting enzyme, whose amino-acid sequence MRNLCQQLLLLIAAINCALASTDASYDLQAKTFIEQSSERYYKFYNQIAAETYTANNEEDFEALYSKLTNVKRIADELVRISREASGFDVSKVQNETLKLALKELRSVGDLFVLGEEYFSSVQMNLAALQKLSTDKDIEPYMGGAKQPNEDDSPLAYYPDIQKIVQHSSDADELKYYWETWRDKNQIWASVNFYTIVEAYRKAAGILEMPVHELWYRYDSQEMLQQMEQVMQELKPAYEQLHAFVRQELHKKYGAEVVNAQGPIPDHLFQQVLEQAWETDSIIESYFPRRELPQYDDFVRQLSAKALVNESERFFTSLGFQPLSAEFHKDQLKEPNEDRPDDDCRPSLFDLTPHVYMMYCEKVSFRKLMQYHAQMGRVYYAEQKKQLPSYYFKAYNLEYPVGEAVVLSASSPTHLTSRGLAKSEQFPEKALTNRLFRMGIHTILNIPLFYVHTRVMHDLLNGTVDMDTVNKHYWKLMELHAGIEPPTDRAEGAIDFPYKFYVNIEQNYQTKKFISEILGYQFYRALCEKSNHRGLLHNCDFYGNYAVGNSLKAMMSLGSTKPWKQVVSEILPKNTGLSSLALLEYYQPIVNWLNTNNQQTKVKIGWNASSKKIV is encoded by the exons ATGCGCAATTTGtgtcaacagctgctgctgctgatagcgGCCATTAAC TGCGCATTGGCCAGCACCGATGCCAGCTATGACCTGCAGGCCAAGACGTTCATTGAGCAGTCAAGCGAGCGCTACTATAAATTCTACAATCAGATAGCCGCCGAGACCTATACAGCCAACAATGAGGAGGACTTTGAAGCGCTCTACTCAAAGCTCACCAATGTCAAACGCATTGCGGATGAGCTTGTGCGCATATCACGCGAAGCTAGCGGCTTTGATGTAAGCAAAGTACAAAATGAAACGCTTAAGCTGGCGCTCAAGGAGCTGCGCAGCGTGGGCGATTTATTCGTCTTGGGTGAGGAGTACTTTTCCTCGGTGCAGATGAACTTGGCGGCGCTACAGAAGCTGTCGACGGACAAGGACATTGAGCCGTATATGGGCGGCGCTAAGCAGCCCAATGAAGATGACAGTCCGCTGGCCTATTATCCGGATATACAGAAGATAGTGCAGCATAGCAGCGATGCGGATGAACTCAAATACTACTGGGAAACTTGGCGCGATAAGAACCAAATCTGGGCTTCGGTTAACTTCTATACGATTGTAGAGGCTTATCGCAAGGCAGCGGGAATTTTGGAGATGCCCGTGCATGAGCTTTGGTATCGCTATGACAGCCAGGAGATGCTGCAGCAAATGGAGCAGGTTATGCAGGAGCTGAAGCCTGCCTATGAGCAGCTGCACGCCTTTGTGCGTCAAGAGCTGCATAAGAAATACGGCGCTGAGGTCGTGAATGCCCAGGGGCCCATACCCGATCACTTGTTTCAGCAGGTGTTGGAGCAGGCCTGGGAGACAGACAGCATAATTGAATCCTATTTTCCACGTCGTGAGCTGCCGCAGTATGATGACTTTGTGCGTCAGTTAAGCGCCAAGGCACTGGTCAATGAATCCGAACGTTTCTTCACCTCGCTGGGCTTTCAGCCATTGAGTGCGGAGTTTCACAAAGATCAGCTCAAGGAGCCCAATGAGGATAGGCCAGATGATGATTGTCGTCCCTCGCTGTTTGATTTGACGCCACATGTTTATATGATGTACTGCGAGAAGGTGAGCTTTAGAAAATTGATGCAGTACCACGCCCAAATGGGGCGTGTCTACTACGCCGAGCAGAAGAAGCAGCTGCCTTCGTATTATTTCAAAGCCTATAATTTGGAGTATCCTGTGGGTGAAGCCGTTGTGCTCTCCGCCTCCTCGCCCACGCATTTAACCTCGCGTGGCTTGGCCAAGAGCGAACAGTTTCCAGAAAAAGCGCTAACAAATCGACTGTTCCGCATG GGCATTCACACCATTCTGAACATACCGCTTTTCTATGTGCACACCAGAGTGATGCATGATCTATTAAACGGCACTGTGGACATGGACACTGTAAACAAGCACTACTGGAAACTAATGGAGCTGCATGCAGGCATTGAGCCGCCAACAGATCGCGCAGAAGGCGCCATTGATTTTCCCTACAAGTTCTATGTGAACATTGAGCAAAACTATCAAACCAA AAAATTCATTTCGGAAATTTTGGGCTATCAATTCTATCGCGCTTTATGTGAGAAGAGCAATCATCGCGGTCTGCTGCACAATTGCGATTTCTATGGCAACTACGCCGTGGGCAACAGTCTcaa aGCTATGATGTCATTGGGCTCTACCAAGCCCTGGAAGCAAGTGGTGAGCGAAATATTGCCTAAAAATACAGGTCTTAGTAGTCTGGCACTGCTCGAGTACTATCAGCCCATTGTCAATTGGCTTAACACGAATAATCAACAGACTAAAGTCAAAATTGGCTGgaatgccagcagcaaaa aaattgtttaa
- the LOC108597329 gene encoding putative sodium-coupled neutral amino acid transporter 11 isoform X3 → MVRCGHICGRFSYPGIMEAAYGKYGYYLLSLLQFMYPFLAMISYNVVVGDTLSKVLVRLIPSWGDSMGAVRLGVVFFVTVGVVVPLCLYKNVSRLARASFISLACVVFILFAVILKLMSGDYKVTDTAESWRFANTDLIPATGIMVFAFMCHHNTFLVYQSMREATLERWEKVTHISIGFAWTVAALFGIAGYSTFRALSQGDLLENYCWDDDLMNFSRVLFSISILLTFPIECFVSREIVRALVHRFVLKEPISEFTQDKDPSLEKGAEIDEYSKAITLAIVFSAFIISPMTDCLGSVLELNGLLAAIPLAYILPGLAYIQMEPHALFSREKLPALGLVVFGALVTILGAAVLLPGLMGGDCRADIVMGYCRQEFQNATVANKVVLN, encoded by the exons ATG GTCAGATGCGGTCATATTTGCGGGCGCTTTAGCTATCCCGGCATTATGGAGGCTGCCTATGGCAAATATGGTTACTATTTGCTatcgctgctgcagtttatgTATCCCTTTTTGG CCATGATATCatacaatgttgttgttggcgacACTTTATCCAAAGTGCTGGTGCGCCTGATTCCCTCATGGGGCGATTCCATGGGCGCCGTTCGATTGGGCGTCGTCTTTTTTGTCACCGTTGGCGTCGTCGTGCCCCTTTGCCTCTATAAGAACGTCTCGCGTCTGGCGCGCGCCAGTTTTATAAGCCTCGCCTGTGTTGTCTTCATTCTGTTCGCTGTCATACTCAAGCTCATGTCGGGCGATTACAAAGT cacGGATACGGCCGAGTCTTGGCGCTTTGCAAACACGGATCTAATCCCCGCCACGGGCATCATGGTGTTTG CTTTCATGTGTCATCACAATACTTTTCTCGTTTATCAATCGATGCGCGAGGCGACCCTGGAGCGCTGGGAGAAGGTCACCCACATCTCAATTGGTTTTGCCTGGACAGTTGCCGCACTCTTTGGCATTGCTGGCTACTCGACATTCCGTGCTCTGTCCCAAG GTGATTTACTGGAGAACTATTGCTGGGATGATGACTTGATGAATTTCTCGCGTGTACTCTTCTCTATTTCAATACTGCTGACGTTTCCCATCGAATGCTTCGTATCACGTGAG ATTGTGCGCGCCTTGGTTCATCGGTTTGTGCTAAAGGAGCCCATCAGTGAGTTCACACAGGATAAGGATCCCAGCTTGGAGAAGGGCGCCGAAATTGACGAGTATTCGAAAGCAATTACGTTGGCGATTGTGTTCAGCGCCTTCATTATATCGCCCATGACCGACTGTCTGGGCTCGGTGTTGGAATTGAAT GGTCTACTGGCTGCTATACCTTTGGCTTATATACTGCCGGGTCTGGCCTACATACAAATGGAACCGCATGCGCTTTTCAGTCGGGAGAAGCTGCCCGCCTTGGGATTGGTGGTGTTTGGCGCACTGGTCACTATTCTAGGAGCGgctgtgctgctgcctggcCTAATGGGCGGCGATTGTCGAGCGGATATTGTGATGGGCTATTGCCGGCAGGAGTTTCAGAATGCCACCGTTGCGAACAAGGTGGTGCTGAATTAA